One Gloeobacter morelensis MG652769 DNA window includes the following coding sequences:
- a CDS encoding ATP-grasp domain-containing protein has protein sequence MPGARGPIAVYYEHPRWFEPLFAELERRGTPYLKMPAEARFYDPANLAAERGVGLVFNRMSPSAYRRGGGHHIHYTLGWLAHLEGQGLRVVNGERAFRHEISKALQLSLLRALGLPFPHAHVFCRAADAPRAAVGLRFPVVVKPNVGGSGAGVTRFDAPEQLAEAARADALDLGLDSVALVQEFVPARGSFITRVEVVGGKFLYAIRVHLTGETFDLCPADICRTTGGESLDIACPVEAPKAGLRVEGYEPPQSVIADVERIVAAAGIEVGGVEYLVDDRDGRIYYYDINALSNFVSDGKRVVGFDPFVRLVDFLEREAGFGH, from the coding sequence GTGCCTGGTGCCCGGGGGCCGATCGCCGTCTACTACGAGCACCCTCGCTGGTTCGAGCCGCTGTTTGCCGAACTGGAGCGCCGCGGAACCCCCTATCTCAAAATGCCCGCCGAGGCCCGCTTTTACGATCCGGCCAACCTGGCGGCGGAGCGGGGGGTAGGCCTGGTATTTAACCGGATGAGCCCGTCGGCCTACCGCCGCGGCGGCGGCCACCACATCCACTACACCCTGGGCTGGCTGGCCCACCTCGAAGGGCAGGGTTTGCGGGTAGTCAACGGCGAACGCGCCTTTCGCCACGAAATCTCCAAGGCGCTGCAACTGTCGCTGCTGCGCGCTCTGGGTCTGCCTTTTCCCCACGCCCACGTCTTTTGCCGGGCCGCAGACGCCCCCCGGGCGGCGGTGGGGCTGCGTTTTCCGGTGGTGGTCAAGCCGAACGTCGGCGGCAGCGGCGCCGGGGTGACCCGCTTCGACGCGCCCGAGCAACTGGCCGAGGCGGCTCGCGCGGACGCCCTCGATCTGGGTCTCGATAGCGTTGCGCTGGTGCAGGAATTTGTTCCGGCCCGGGGCAGCTTTATCACCCGGGTGGAGGTAGTGGGAGGCAAGTTTCTTTACGCTATCCGCGTGCATCTCACGGGCGAAACATTTGATCTGTGCCCGGCGGATATCTGCCGGACCACCGGCGGGGAGTCGCTGGATATTGCCTGCCCGGTGGAAGCGCCCAAGGCGGGCTTGCGGGTAGAAGGCTACGAACCGCCGCAAAGCGTGATTGCCGATGTCGAGCGGATTGTGGCCGCGGCGGGGATCGAGGTGGGCGGTGTCGAGTACCTCGTGGACGACCGGGACGGACGGATTTATTACTACGACATCAACGCTCTGTCGAACTTTGTTTCTGACGGCAAGCGGGTGGTCGGTTTCGACCCCTTTGTCCGGCTGGTCGATTTTCTGGAGCGGGAGGCGGGCTTTGGGCACTAA
- a CDS encoding alpha/beta fold hydrolase: MHHAFIEANGIRFHYAQQGMRDAPLVLLLHGFPDFWYSWRHQIPALGEHFRVVALDLRGYHLTDKPADGYDLLSLSDDVRELILALGARAAIVVGHDWGGTIAWVFAHRYPAMCTNLVILNAPHPLRFAEELRSNPQQLFKSWYILFFQMPWLPERLIELNDYDFIEAAFRHAEVRPGSFSDAEIRRYKQAAAMPGAMTCALQYYRSALSSPPPPETYNRPVACPTLLLWGERDFALETRLTRNLERFVSGPLQVERLPDCSHWVHQEDPTGVNQRLVPFLTQPGRQAIFD; encoded by the coding sequence ATGCACCACGCCTTTATCGAAGCCAACGGCATCCGCTTTCACTACGCGCAGCAGGGCATGCGCGACGCTCCCCTGGTGCTCTTGCTGCACGGGTTTCCTGATTTCTGGTACTCCTGGCGCCACCAGATTCCGGCGCTTGGCGAACACTTTCGGGTGGTGGCCCTCGACCTGCGCGGTTATCACCTCACCGACAAACCCGCGGACGGCTACGACCTGCTAAGTCTCAGCGATGACGTGCGCGAATTGATCCTGGCTTTGGGAGCCCGTGCAGCGATCGTGGTGGGACACGACTGGGGTGGGACGATCGCCTGGGTCTTTGCCCATCGTTACCCGGCGATGTGCACGAATCTGGTGATCCTCAACGCCCCCCACCCGCTGCGCTTCGCCGAAGAATTGCGCTCCAACCCCCAGCAGTTATTCAAAAGCTGGTACATCCTGTTTTTTCAAATGCCCTGGCTGCCGGAGCGGCTCATTGAGCTCAATGATTACGACTTTATCGAGGCGGCCTTTCGCCACGCCGAGGTGCGCCCCGGCAGCTTCAGCGACGCGGAGATTCGCCGCTACAAGCAGGCAGCGGCGATGCCCGGGGCAATGACCTGCGCACTGCAGTACTACCGCAGTGCCCTCAGTTCCCCACCGCCACCCGAAACCTACAACCGACCGGTCGCCTGCCCGACTTTGCTCCTCTGGGGAGAGCGCGATTTTGCCCTCGAGACTCGTCTCACCCGCAACCTGGAGCGCTTCGTGAGCGGGCCGTTGCAGGTCGAACGGTTGCCCGATTGCAGCCACTGGGTACACCAGGAAGATCCGACCGGGGTCAATCAGCGGCTGGTGCCCTTTCTCACCCAACCCGGGCGTCAGGCTATCTTCGATTGA
- a CDS encoding glucose-1-phosphate adenylyltransferase, translating to MRQVTAIILGGGRGTRLYPLTKRRAKPAVPIGGKYRLIDIPVSNCINSGIQHIYILTQFNSASLNRHVSQTYQFSRFSDGFCEILAAEQTDENPNWFQGTADAVRQYLWLLEPSGSTEYLILSGDHLYRMDYSKFVRRHRETNADVTIAVLPCDLERASDFGLIKTDADGRVVQFTEKPKGTELERMRVDTTTLGLTPEEAERRPFIASMGIYVFRHEVMLKLLRDDPSRTDFGKEILPACLDDYNVQAYLFDDYWEDIGTIEAFYKANLALTSQNAPPFSFYHPAPIYTRPRYLPPSKLIDCQIAESIITEGCIIKQARIFHSVLGLRSRIESGVRIEDSLLMGADFYETPIQREESLRRGLPPVGIGERCVLQKAIIDKNARIGNDVRILNKERPDSADHPERGFYIRNGIVIVPKDTVIPDGTVI from the coding sequence ATGCGGCAGGTGACGGCGATCATATTAGGGGGTGGGCGCGGCACCCGCCTGTATCCACTGACCAAGCGCCGGGCCAAACCGGCGGTGCCCATCGGCGGCAAGTACCGCCTCATCGACATTCCAGTCAGCAACTGCATCAATTCGGGCATCCAGCACATCTACATCCTCACGCAGTTCAATTCCGCCTCCCTGAACCGCCACGTTTCGCAGACCTACCAGTTTTCTCGCTTCAGCGACGGCTTTTGTGAGATCCTGGCTGCTGAGCAGACCGACGAGAACCCCAACTGGTTTCAAGGCACCGCCGACGCGGTGCGCCAGTACCTGTGGCTGCTTGAACCGAGCGGCTCGACCGAATATTTGATTCTTTCGGGCGATCACCTCTACCGGATGGATTACAGCAAGTTCGTCCGCCGCCACCGCGAGACCAACGCCGATGTGACGATTGCCGTGTTGCCCTGCGACCTTGAGCGCGCGAGTGACTTTGGACTAATCAAGACCGATGCCGACGGCCGGGTGGTGCAGTTTACCGAAAAACCGAAAGGCACTGAGCTTGAGCGCATGCGCGTCGATACCACCACCCTGGGGCTCACGCCCGAAGAGGCGGAGCGCCGCCCGTTCATCGCCTCGATGGGCATCTACGTCTTTCGCCACGAGGTGATGCTCAAGCTGTTGCGCGACGACCCGAGCCGCACCGACTTCGGCAAAGAAATCCTGCCCGCCTGCCTCGACGATTACAACGTGCAGGCGTACCTGTTCGACGATTATTGGGAAGATATCGGGACCATCGAGGCGTTCTACAAGGCGAATCTGGCCCTCACCAGCCAGAATGCGCCGCCCTTCAGCTTCTACCACCCGGCGCCGATTTATACCCGGCCGCGCTATTTGCCCCCCAGCAAGCTCATCGACTGCCAGATAGCCGAATCGATCATCACCGAGGGCTGCATCATCAAGCAAGCGCGCATCTTCCACTCGGTATTGGGTCTGCGCTCGCGCATCGAATCGGGGGTACGCATCGAAGATTCGCTGCTGATGGGAGCCGATTTTTACGAGACGCCCATTCAGCGCGAGGAGTCGCTGCGCCGCGGCCTGCCACCGGTCGGGATCGGCGAGCGCTGCGTGCTGCAAAAGGCGATCATCGACAAGAACGCCCGCATCGGCAACGACGTGCGCATCCTCAACAAGGAGCGGCCCGACTCGGCGGACCACCCCGAGCGGGGCTTCTACATCCGCAACGGCATCGTCATCGTCCCCAAGGACACCGTCATCCCCGACGGGACTGTCATTTAA
- a CDS encoding tetratricopeptide repeat protein, whose product MTTNNRKILLLGIAIVGTLGFAGPLLFTLISIFSGAEQAPAPVATSQNQPDPARTAQEIAGYQKILEREPNNPNALSNLASLYLQQFQFDKAIPLVERLANAQPENPNVRLQLAQLYQVTGKADKAGQTYDKVLATDKNNVGALIGKGDLLLAKGNKADAQKLYTQAEKAAPEEGKERVREYVKNRLNPPKPPAPAPGAKPEAKPFAPAGKPDKAAPQAP is encoded by the coding sequence ATGACCACCAACAACCGCAAAATCTTGCTTCTGGGCATTGCGATCGTGGGCACCCTGGGTTTTGCGGGTCCCCTCCTTTTTACGCTCATTTCGATTTTTTCTGGAGCCGAGCAGGCCCCGGCCCCGGTCGCCACCTCCCAGAACCAGCCCGATCCAGCCCGCACCGCCCAGGAAATCGCCGGTTATCAAAAGATTCTTGAGCGCGAACCGAACAATCCCAACGCCCTCAGCAATCTCGCCTCTCTCTATTTGCAGCAGTTTCAGTTCGACAAGGCGATTCCGCTGGTGGAGCGGCTGGCCAATGCCCAGCCGGAAAATCCGAACGTCCGCCTGCAACTGGCCCAGCTCTACCAGGTGACCGGCAAGGCCGACAAAGCCGGGCAAACCTACGACAAAGTGCTGGCCACCGACAAAAACAATGTCGGCGCCCTGATCGGCAAGGGGGATTTGCTGCTGGCCAAGGGCAACAAGGCCGACGCCCAGAAGCTCTACACCCAGGCCGAAAAAGCCGCCCCCGAAGAGGGTAAAGAGCGGGTGCGCGAGTACGTCAAAAATCGCCTCAATCCGCCCAAGCCACCCGCTCCCGCTCCTGGTGCCAAACCCGAAGCAAAACCATTCGCCCCGGCGGGCAAGCCCGACAAAGCTGCCCCCCAGGCACCTTAG
- a CDS encoding rhomboid family intramembrane serine protease — MVPLWDENRGYRIPWVNYGLIVTCIAVFIYEISLGEKQLEIFINQYAAVPAAIVPALGAIFQGDLGAVGLLAPLVTAMFLHGGILHLAGNMLYLWIFGDNVEERMGHFGYLAFYLICGVVSILAQTFLESGSKIASLGASGAIAGVLGAYIVMFPRAPVQGIFPLGFIPIPFKLPAVWFIGIWFLQQFLSTLATVNTSNVPDMEEGGVAYFAHAAGFVAGLVLVRVFARETDPYQRR; from the coding sequence ATGGTCCCACTGTGGGATGAAAATCGGGGGTACCGCATCCCCTGGGTCAACTACGGCTTGATCGTTACCTGTATCGCAGTTTTTATCTACGAAATTTCGCTGGGCGAAAAGCAGCTTGAAATTTTTATTAACCAGTACGCAGCGGTGCCGGCGGCGATCGTGCCGGCCCTGGGCGCCATCTTTCAAGGGGATTTGGGGGCAGTCGGCCTGCTTGCGCCGCTGGTGACGGCGATGTTCCTGCACGGCGGCATTTTGCACCTGGCGGGCAACATGCTCTATCTGTGGATCTTCGGCGACAACGTCGAGGAGCGCATGGGCCACTTCGGTTATCTGGCGTTCTATTTGATCTGCGGCGTAGTCTCGATTCTGGCGCAGACCTTTCTAGAGTCCGGCTCCAAGATCGCTTCCCTCGGGGCGAGCGGGGCGATTGCCGGGGTGCTCGGAGCCTACATCGTCATGTTTCCGCGCGCCCCGGTCCAGGGCATTTTTCCGCTCGGATTTATTCCTATCCCTTTCAAACTGCCGGCCGTCTGGTTTATCGGCATCTGGTTTTTGCAGCAGTTTTTGAGCACCCTCGCCACGGTCAACACCAGCAACGTCCCGGATATGGAGGAAGGCGGGGTCGCCTACTTCGCCCACGCCGCCGGGTTTGTGGCGGGTCTGGTGCTGGTGCGCGTCTTCGCGCGCGAAACGGACCCTTACCAGCGGCGCTAA
- the dnaK gene encoding molecular chaperone DnaK, protein MGKVVGIDLGTTNSVVAVLEGGQPTVIANAEGSRTTPSVVAFTKNHDRLVGQLARRQAVLNPENTFYSVKRFIGRKYDEITDEAKQVAYRVVRDGSNVKLHSTNEDKDFAPEEISALVLRKLVDDASKYLGEKITQAVITVPAYFNDSQRQATKDAGRIAGIEVLRIINEPTAAALAYGLDKKANETILVFDLGGGTFDVSILEVGDGVFEVKSTSGDTHLGGDDFDRRIVDYLADEFKKLEGVDLRTDRQALQRLTEAAEKAKIELSGVTQTQINLPFITAGADGAKHLDMSLTRAKFESLCADLLRRVEKPVEQALRDAKLSKENIDEVVLVGGSTRIPAVQELVKRIIGKDPNQSVNPDEVVAVGAAIQAGVLSGEVRDVVLLDVTPLSLGVETLGGVATPIIPRNTTIPTRKSETFSTAADGQTSVEIHVIQGERSMAGDNKSLGRFRLDGIPPAPRGVPQVEVTFDIDANGILSVTAKDKASGKAQTISITGASTLSKDDVAKMVNEAESFAGEDKKRREAVDLKNEADSLAYQAERQLTEFGDKVASGDKSKIEGLIKDLREALTREDMDKVASLKADLQQAVYDLSSKLYQQSAPSGAAAGPDEGAPSGTSGPSGTRGGDDVIDAEFTETK, encoded by the coding sequence ATGGGAAAAGTTGTAGGCATTGACTTGGGCACCACCAACTCGGTGGTGGCCGTCCTCGAGGGGGGACAGCCCACCGTGATCGCCAACGCGGAAGGCTCGCGCACCACACCGTCGGTGGTGGCCTTCACCAAGAACCACGACCGGTTGGTCGGGCAGTTGGCCCGCCGTCAGGCCGTTCTCAACCCCGAGAATACGTTCTATTCGGTCAAGCGCTTCATCGGCCGCAAGTACGACGAAATCACCGATGAGGCCAAGCAGGTGGCCTACCGGGTGGTGCGCGACGGCAGCAACGTCAAACTGCACAGCACCAACGAAGACAAAGACTTTGCCCCCGAAGAAATTTCGGCCCTCGTCCTGCGCAAACTGGTCGACGATGCGAGCAAGTACCTGGGCGAAAAAATCACCCAGGCGGTGATCACCGTTCCGGCGTACTTCAACGACTCCCAGCGCCAGGCCACCAAGGACGCCGGCCGCATCGCCGGCATCGAGGTGCTGCGCATCATCAACGAACCGACGGCCGCCGCCCTCGCCTACGGTCTCGACAAAAAAGCGAACGAGACCATCCTGGTCTTCGACCTGGGCGGCGGCACCTTCGATGTGTCGATCCTCGAAGTGGGCGACGGCGTCTTCGAGGTCAAATCGACCTCCGGCGACACCCACCTGGGCGGCGACGACTTCGACAGGCGAATCGTCGATTATCTGGCCGACGAATTTAAGAAGCTCGAAGGGGTAGACCTGCGCACCGACCGCCAGGCCCTCCAGCGCCTCACCGAGGCGGCGGAGAAGGCCAAGATCGAACTGTCGGGCGTCACCCAGACCCAGATCAACCTGCCCTTCATCACCGCCGGGGCCGACGGGGCGAAGCACCTCGACATGAGCCTTACCCGCGCCAAGTTCGAGAGCCTGTGCGCCGACTTGCTGCGCCGGGTCGAGAAGCCCGTCGAGCAGGCCCTGCGCGACGCCAAACTCAGCAAAGAGAACATCGACGAAGTGGTGCTGGTGGGCGGTTCCACCCGCATCCCGGCGGTGCAGGAACTAGTCAAGCGCATCATCGGCAAAGACCCCAACCAGAGCGTCAACCCGGACGAGGTGGTGGCCGTCGGGGCCGCCATCCAGGCGGGCGTGCTGTCCGGTGAAGTGCGCGACGTCGTGCTGCTCGACGTCACCCCGCTCTCGCTGGGCGTCGAGACCCTGGGCGGTGTGGCGACACCGATCATCCCCCGCAATACCACGATCCCGACGCGCAAGTCCGAAACCTTCTCGACTGCCGCCGACGGCCAGACCTCCGTCGAGATCCACGTCATCCAGGGCGAGCGCTCGATGGCCGGCGACAACAAGAGCCTTGGCCGCTTCCGCCTCGACGGCATCCCGCCCGCGCCCCGGGGCGTTCCCCAGGTCGAAGTCACCTTCGACATCGACGCCAACGGCATCTTGAGCGTCACCGCCAAAGACAAAGCGAGCGGCAAAGCCCAGACCATCAGCATCACCGGCGCTTCGACCCTTTCAAAAGACGACGTCGCCAAGATGGTCAACGAGGCCGAGTCCTTCGCAGGCGAAGACAAGAAGCGCCGCGAAGCAGTCGACCTCAAAAACGAAGCCGATTCGCTCGCCTACCAGGCCGAGCGCCAACTCACCGAGTTCGGCGACAAAGTTGCCAGCGGTGACAAGAGCAAGATCGAAGGGCTCATCAAGGATCTGCGCGAGGCGCTCACCCGCGAGGACATGGACAAAGTCGCAAGCCTCAAAGCCGACCTGCAGCAGGCCGTCTACGACCTGAGCAGCAAGCTCTACCAGCAGTCGGCCCCAAGCGGCGCGGCGGCGGGTCCTGACGAAGGCGCTCCCTCCGGCACTAGCGGCCCCTCCGGCACCCGCGGCGGCGACGATGTGATCGATGCCGAATTCACCGAGACCAAATAA
- a CDS encoding DUF4330 domain-containing protein has product MALIDPQGRLFGKINVIDAVVVAAVILALFAFLLSRGGSQAQIATQGGEQPVEVDMLIRSLSIGDPNVFPVGKPTSVIIRNQPAGELTIRRVRVIPHLVPVVIGSEIRNIQDPGDPYGRDYVVTLAGDASATGDGLVIGRVKAKIGTPIEIEGFKYILRGSIVDVRQLEKPSEQAL; this is encoded by the coding sequence ATGGCACTTATCGACCCGCAGGGCAGGCTTTTTGGCAAGATCAACGTCATCGACGCGGTGGTGGTGGCCGCTGTGATCCTGGCGCTGTTTGCGTTTTTGCTCTCGCGGGGCGGCAGCCAGGCGCAAATTGCCACCCAGGGTGGCGAGCAGCCGGTGGAGGTGGACATGCTTATCCGCTCGCTGAGCATCGGCGATCCGAATGTCTTCCCGGTGGGTAAGCCCACCTCGGTGATTATCCGCAACCAACCGGCCGGGGAACTGACCATCCGGCGGGTGCGGGTGATTCCCCATCTGGTGCCGGTGGTGATAGGCTCCGAAATCCGCAATATCCAAGATCCCGGCGATCCCTACGGCCGGGACTACGTGGTCACCCTCGCGGGCGATGCGAGCGCCACCGGCGACGGCCTGGTGATCGGCCGGGTGAAGGCCAAGATCGGTACTCCTATCGAAATCGAAGGTTTCAAATACATCCTGCGCGGCAGTATTGTCGATGTCCGACAGCTCGAAAAGCCTTCCGAGCAAGCTTTGTAG
- the dnaJ gene encoding molecular chaperone DnaJ translates to MARDLYETLNVSRDASKEDIKRAYRKLARQYHPDVNKDAGAEDMFKELSRAYEVLSDDEQRARYDRFGEAGLNGGVGGGPGDFAGAAGFGDISDIFESFFGGFAGAGTGGRRATRPGGPTRGDDLRYDMVLEFQEAIFGGEKEITINHLVTCETCRGSGSKPGSGPTTCRNCGGQGQIRQARRTPFGLFTQVAACPNCQGTGEVIESPCQACSGRGRNQKQTTIKITIPAGVDAGSRLRVQGEGDAGMRGGPPGDLFIYVSVRNHPVFRREGQDIYSIAEISYLQAVLGSQMSVETVDGPQTVVVPPGTQPETVLTLDGKGAPRIGNPTRRGNHYLQLKVVIPTKLGAEERELLTKLAKARGEKVSKKEGLEGLIDSIGNLFH, encoded by the coding sequence ATGGCCAGAGATTTATACGAAACCCTCAACGTCAGCCGCGACGCCTCCAAAGAGGACATCAAGCGGGCCTACCGCAAGCTGGCCCGCCAGTACCACCCGGATGTCAACAAAGACGCCGGGGCGGAGGACATGTTCAAAGAGCTCTCGCGCGCCTACGAGGTGCTCTCCGACGACGAGCAGCGGGCGCGCTACGACCGCTTCGGAGAGGCTGGTCTCAACGGCGGCGTGGGCGGCGGCCCGGGGGATTTTGCGGGGGCGGCGGGCTTCGGCGATATCAGCGATATTTTCGAGAGTTTCTTTGGCGGCTTCGCCGGGGCGGGCACCGGCGGCCGGCGCGCCACCCGGCCGGGCGGACCCACCCGCGGCGACGATCTGCGCTACGACATGGTGCTCGAATTTCAGGAGGCCATCTTCGGCGGCGAAAAAGAGATCACCATCAATCATCTGGTGACCTGCGAGACCTGCCGCGGCTCCGGCTCCAAGCCCGGCTCCGGTCCTACGACTTGCCGCAACTGCGGCGGCCAGGGCCAGATCCGCCAGGCGCGGCGTACCCCCTTTGGGCTGTTTACCCAGGTGGCGGCCTGCCCCAACTGCCAGGGCACAGGCGAGGTGATCGAGAGCCCCTGCCAGGCCTGCAGCGGGCGCGGGCGCAACCAGAAGCAGACCACCATCAAGATCACCATCCCCGCCGGGGTGGACGCCGGGTCGCGTCTGCGGGTGCAGGGCGAGGGCGACGCCGGGATGCGCGGTGGCCCGCCGGGGGACCTGTTCATCTACGTGAGCGTGCGCAACCACCCGGTCTTCCGCCGCGAAGGGCAAGACATCTATTCGATCGCCGAAATTTCTTATCTGCAGGCTGTGCTGGGCTCGCAGATGTCGGTGGAGACCGTCGACGGTCCGCAGACGGTGGTGGTGCCGCCCGGTACGCAGCCCGAGACGGTACTCACCCTCGACGGCAAGGGCGCGCCGCGCATCGGCAATCCCACCCGCCGCGGCAACCACTATCTGCAGCTCAAGGTGGTCATCCCCACCAAACTGGGCGCCGAGGAGCGCGAACTGCTCACCAAGCTCGCCAAGGCCCGCGGCGAAAAAGTCTCCAAAAAAGAGGGGCTCGAAGGCCTGATCGACAGCATCGGCAACCTGTTTCACTAA
- the rsgA gene encoding ribosome small subunit-dependent GTPase A, with product MGTTGTVLAQEANFYRVRLDDGLGMVLCTRRARLKKTGQSVLVGDRVEVAEIDSASGRGVIAATCARRSVLSKPPIANCTGVLVVFALSEPTYDPALLSRFLVHIEAEKLGTIVCLNKIDEVPSEAVDGAAAAVGGWGYAVRPVSARTGAGIEALRAELAGMYVLAGPSGAGKSSLLNHLHPGLALRVGDISARLGRGRHTTRHVELFALNAEALVADAPGFNQLELTLAPERLAGYFPEFRPYLGRCQFRNCLHRDEPGCAVREAHLERYGIYREFLAEVLVSAQKQRRTAEPEEAIRLRGGLRRGKAVAVPRLEEQLRETSRRTARQQLGRFDETAADEAD from the coding sequence ATGGGTACCACCGGCACGGTCCTGGCCCAGGAAGCCAACTTCTACCGTGTCCGGCTCGACGACGGTCTGGGGATGGTGCTGTGCACCCGCCGCGCCCGGCTCAAAAAAACCGGTCAATCGGTGCTGGTGGGTGACCGGGTGGAGGTGGCCGAGATCGACTCCGCGAGCGGCCGGGGGGTGATCGCCGCCACCTGCGCGCGCCGTTCGGTGCTCTCCAAGCCGCCCATCGCCAACTGCACAGGCGTGCTGGTGGTCTTTGCCCTGTCGGAGCCAACTTACGATCCGGCTTTGCTGAGCCGTTTTTTGGTCCATATCGAAGCGGAGAAGCTGGGGACCATCGTCTGCCTCAACAAAATCGACGAAGTGCCCTCCGAGGCGGTGGACGGTGCCGCTGCCGCTGTGGGCGGTTGGGGGTACGCCGTGCGTCCGGTGAGCGCGCGCACCGGTGCGGGCATCGAAGCGTTGCGCGCCGAACTGGCGGGTATGTACGTGCTCGCAGGCCCCTCCGGTGCCGGCAAATCGAGTTTGCTCAACCACCTGCACCCCGGTCTTGCGTTGCGCGTGGGGGACATCTCCGCCCGCCTCGGCCGCGGGCGGCATACCACCCGCCATGTCGAGCTGTTTGCCCTGAACGCGGAGGCGTTGGTGGCGGACGCCCCCGGATTTAATCAACTGGAACTCACCCTGGCTCCGGAACGGCTTGCCGGTTATTTTCCAGAATTTCGGCCTTACCTGGGCCGTTGCCAGTTTCGCAACTGTCTGCACCGCGACGAGCCGGGTTGTGCGGTGCGCGAGGCCCACCTGGAGCGCTATGGGATTTACCGGGAGTTTCTGGCCGAGGTACTCGTCAGCGCCCAGAAACAGCGGCGAACGGCCGAACCGGAGGAGGCTATCCGCCTGCGCGGCGGGCTACGGCGCGGCAAGGCTGTCGCAGTCCCGCGCCTGGAGGAGCAATTGCGCGAGACCTCGCGGCGCACCGCCCGCCAACAACTCGGCCGCTTTGATGAAACGGCCGCAGACGAAGCGGATTAA
- a CDS encoding sulfite oxidase-like oxidoreductase, with amino-acid sequence MLGKFFNKPDAERNDRVPPGQYLTNGFPVLTYGRTPDMASFVWRFKVWGLAKEKVFNWDDFMAMPKSQFTADFHCVTRWSKLDVQWTGIRVTDFLKLVEIDPKAKHVLAHCYGGYTTNIAIEDFAREENFFACELFGEALPTEHGGPLRLVVPHLYAWKSAKWINGLEFTEQEQLGFWEVNGYHRRGEPFAEERYSGI; translated from the coding sequence ATGCTTGGCAAGTTTTTCAATAAGCCCGACGCGGAGCGCAACGACCGCGTGCCCCCCGGACAGTATCTGACCAACGGATTTCCGGTGCTGACCTACGGTCGCACGCCGGACATGGCCTCGTTTGTGTGGCGCTTCAAAGTCTGGGGACTGGCAAAAGAAAAAGTCTTCAATTGGGACGACTTTATGGCCATGCCCAAAAGCCAGTTCACCGCCGATTTTCACTGTGTGACGCGCTGGAGCAAGCTCGACGTGCAGTGGACCGGGATCCGGGTCACCGATTTTCTCAAACTCGTCGAAATCGATCCCAAAGCCAAGCATGTCCTCGCCCACTGCTACGGCGGCTATACCACCAACATCGCCATCGAAGATTTTGCGCGCGAAGAAAATTTCTTTGCCTGCGAGCTATTTGGCGAAGCGCTACCGACCGAGCACGGCGGACCGCTGCGGCTGGTGGTGCCCCACCTTTACGCCTGGAAGAGCGCCAAGTGGATTAACGGCCTCGAATTTACCGAACAGGAGCAACTGGGCTTCTGGGAAGTAAACGGCTACCACCGCCGGGGCGAACCGTTTGCCGAGGAGCGCTACAGCGGCATTTAA
- a CDS encoding bifunctional 4-hydroxy-2-oxoglutarate aldolase/2-dehydro-3-deoxy-phosphogluconate aldolase — MSHALCHRFIEHRLLAIVRADSAPAALAIGRAVVTGGFRLVEVTLTTPGAEQVVGELRGSGGEVLVGCGTVMTPEAARRAIGWGAHFIVSPHTDPEIIATAHQLGALAIGGALTPNEIVGAWQAGADLIKVFPVAQVGGLAYLKALRGPFPDLPLLPTGGIGEDDYLDYLAAGATAVGVGQALAPQGEVREGRWGTVAGRASDWVMRLAEGNGCLVPGERR; from the coding sequence GTGTCCCACGCCCTATGCCACCGCTTTATTGAGCACCGTCTGCTTGCCATCGTGCGCGCCGACTCGGCCCCGGCCGCCCTGGCCATCGGCCGGGCGGTGGTCACCGGCGGCTTCCGGTTGGTGGAGGTGACCCTTACCACCCCCGGCGCCGAGCAGGTGGTGGGTGAGTTGCGCGGCTCGGGCGGCGAGGTGTTGGTCGGCTGTGGCACCGTCATGACCCCCGAGGCGGCCCGCCGGGCGATCGGATGGGGGGCACACTTTATCGTCAGTCCCCACACGGACCCGGAAATTATCGCCACCGCCCACCAACTGGGCGCGCTCGCCATCGGCGGCGCCCTCACCCCGAATGAGATCGTGGGGGCCTGGCAGGCAGGAGCGGACCTGATCAAGGTATTTCCGGTCGCCCAGGTGGGAGGGCTTGCCTACTTAAAGGCACTGCGCGGGCCGTTTCCCGACCTGCCGCTGCTGCCCACCGGGGGCATCGGCGAGGATGACTATCTAGACTACCTGGCCGCCGGGGCGACCGCTGTCGGGGTCGGCCAGGCCCTCGCCCCCCAGGGCGAAGTGCGCGAGGGACGCTGGGGCACTGTGGCCGGTCGGGCCAGCGACTGGGTGATGCGTTTGGCCGAGGGCAACGGCTGTCTGGTTCCGGGGGAACGCCGGTAA